The following proteins are encoded in a genomic region of Rickettsiales bacterium:
- a CDS encoding TetR/AcrR family transcriptional regulator, whose protein sequence is MRSGRPRKFEREAALDIALKLFWQHGYEGTSVARLAEAIGINPPSLYAAFGSKEALFIEAIKRYGDMHCAFYPEVLAQKTAYDVARKMLEEEVELVTKRDHPNGCLVVQGALVTSPESEAIRAQVSDMRNMAEQWLCERFKKAKKEGDLPQDADPAALACYLMTLNSGLAVQAKSGVSRKRLKQVVEIALSNWPNCVS, encoded by the coding sequence GCCACGGAAGTTTGAGCGGGAAGCGGCGCTGGATATAGCGTTAAAGCTGTTCTGGCAGCATGGTTATGAGGGAACTTCCGTAGCACGGCTTGCGGAAGCAATAGGCATAAACCCTCCCAGTCTTTACGCAGCGTTCGGCAGCAAGGAAGCCTTATTTATAGAAGCCATAAAGCGTTACGGGGATATGCATTGCGCTTTTTATCCCGAAGTGCTTGCCCAGAAAACCGCATATGATGTCGCGCGCAAAATGCTGGAAGAGGAGGTAGAGCTCGTCACCAAGCGCGACCATCCGAACGGCTGCCTTGTGGTGCAGGGGGCACTGGTAACCAGTCCCGAATCCGAGGCAATTCGCGCCCAGGTCAGCGATATGCGCAATATGGCGGAACAATGGCTGTGTGAGCGATTCAAAAAAGCTAAGAAGGAAGGTGACCTGCCGCAAGACGCTGACCCAGCCGCATTGGCTTGCTATCTCATGACGCTCAATAGCGGGCTTGCAGTGCAGGCCAAAAGCGGTGTGAGCAGAAAACGGCTCAAACAGGTGGTGGAAATTGCCTTGAGCAACTGGCCTAACTGCGTAAGCTAA